TCTTTGCAACACGCATGTCCGTACCCCCGTTCATCAGACAGTGCAGGCCCTGGTATTGCCTCATGCAAAAAATGGTCGGAGTGGAGAGATTCGAACTCCCGGCCCTCTGGTCCCAAACCAGATGCGCTACCAGGCTGCGCTACACTCCGACACGGCGTGTTTTACACCCACATGCCCCTATAATTCAACCCTAAAGTCACCACAATAAGGAAAAAAATTAACCGCCCAGTTGTTCAAGCTGCGCCAAGGTGGCCACCAGCGCTTCTGGCAGCTTCAGCACCGTGCCCTGCCTCAAATTCTTTACCTGTGCCTGTCCGGCGTTCAGTTCGACCACATAACGGGCAGGCTTGACAGAGAGCAGTCCCCTCATCGAAAAAGGCGTTGTGTATTCATAAGATGAAATCAGTTTCTTTTGTTCTGAAAAATACAATATATCAAGTGATAGAGGGGTGTTTTTCATCCAAAAATTTCGCATTTTTTCTTCAGACCAGACAAACAACATCCCG
This genomic stretch from SAR116 cluster alpha proteobacterium HIMB100 harbors:
- a CDS encoding hypothetical protein (PFAM: Uncharacterized ACR, COG1430), with the protein product MVVNENSLIMRRMVCLFALLLVLMSGLSEARAEDRTTWPVTLITPEGAEHIYHLELAATAKARSRGLMFRTKLPEAGGMLFVWSEEKMRNFWMKNTPLSLDILYFSEQKKLISSYEYTTPFSMRGLLSVKPARYVVELNAGQAQVKNLRQGTVLKLPEALVATLAQLEQLGG